From the genome of Phoenix dactylifera cultivar Barhee BC4 chromosome 17, palm_55x_up_171113_PBpolish2nd_filt_p, whole genome shotgun sequence:
ACAGTCCAAGAAGAGAAGCATATCCCTAGTTCAGTCAGCATGTTCAATTCAAAGTATTGCAAGCATATGGCAATTAGTTAATTCATCCAATGTGTTGACGAAGACAGAGAGATCTTAATAGAAAagggaaagcaaaaaaaaacacaGGACACTAGTAAATTTCATGGTGAAAGAATAGTTATTATTTCACAATCATTGCAAGGGGTGGGAGGTTTGACCTTCTTCTAAGAAGCCATGGGGAAGCAcaaaagacaagatggaagatGAAGGTAGTCCACATGGAAAATAATGGGCTCTAATGCAACACCAAAGGCCAAATATGTCCTTGGGAGCAAACCAGGGGGTTCTGATTGACAGTTTGGGcatgaaaacaagaagattaAGGGTTTGTTTAGAGAGCATCAATGGGAAAAAATGTTTCTTGTGGTCCTAAAGGGTGAGTGTtgtggaaaagagagagagagctaccAAACCAAACATAGGCCAAAGTAATATATATTGCTGTTCTTTTGTCCATCATAATGGACTAGAAAGAAAATCCAAGTAGAAAAATCCTTGCATGAGAGCAATAAAAGGAAATGATGGCTTACCAGGATTCTCTTGATTCTTATATGAAGTAGTTAGAAGACATGTAAGTCTCCTCTCTTGCATCCCTTATGTGTGCCCTTTCGCATGGAAGAAGAGTAAAAGGGTGACAAAATGAGACagaaggaaaataaaaatcagGAAGAGAGTGAGAGACAGcaaaactctttttctttgaGAGGGAGTTCTTGGAACAGATTTTGAAGACCTACAGAAAAATAGTGATAACAAGAGGGAGAATGGTGCCACAATCAACTGGTTATCTTAAGGAGGTTTTCGTCAAGTTGTCTTTCATGTGTTAAGCACTAATGTCACTTACTTAATGGTAGCTCTCTAAATGTTTATaatcaaagttcttttaaattCTTGACTTCTTCTAGATGTTGAATATAATGCTGTCTCAACAAATTCCTAGGGAGAAGGTTATAATTATCTGAAAGAGAACAAAGACAACGCATTCACACATACCGTAACATTAACAAAGACAACACATTCACACGTACCATAACATTAATTTAATGGCCATTTTTGCAGTTTATCAAAGTGATAAGCTTTTAATACTTGACAACAAAATTTACCTGTGTCGCTGATGTAGAAAGGCAACCAGTAGAGGAAGGTATAGGCCACCAATTTGGAGAAGAAAAGACAGAGAGCAAATGGTGCGACACCGGGGATTCTCCACGCCTCGAAGAATCCCACAGCCTTTTCTCTGACCACTGTTTCTTCCCCCAGTAGAGGCTCTCTAGAATCACTCTGCTCATGAGACTTTAGCAGATCATCATCTTTGTCAATCCCCAGAGCTTCTGGACTAACTGGCAAGAACAAAAACACTATCAACCCAACAACGCCAATAAGAAGACCAGGAACAGCAAAGGACCAGCCCCACCCATACTTCAGCAAAACAGATGCAATCAGTGAGCCAGATATATTCCCAACCGAAGTGTGCGCATTCCAAATCCCCATAATCAGCCCCCTTTTCCTCTTCCCAAACCAATTTCCGACGACTGCCACGACCGATGGCCAGCCTGTTGACTGAAACATGCCAGCCACCATCTGAATCACCAAGTAATAGTAAAAACTGTGAATATTTAGCCAGTAACCAGCACCAAAGAGGGAAGTAAATACACCTGTCCCCAACATTCCCACTGTCAGAAGGATTCTTAGATCGAAACGGTCACCCAGATGCCCGGCAAAATACATGCCAAAGGCGTACACTGAGAGAAAAGCCACATCAATCACTCCAAGCATGGCAGTGCCATCTTTACCATCAAATGGTGCCCAACCACTCTCAAGACCTGAATGCCTTTGCTCATCCTCGAGTGCTCTCAGTAAAAAAGGCCTCGGCCATGGAGAGAAGCCCAATTGCGATGTTTTGGGATCAAGCACACTTTTAACAATGCTTGTGGTTTTTCTAGTAGCATGATAACTAGCATAAGCAAAAAATGTTAAGATCAACACGACAGTCTGGTATGTTCTGATGTTTAGGCGAGTGTTCCTCGTATACTCTACGAAGCAGAGACCTAGAGGTTTGCTGCTTTGTACTTCACTTAGCGGAGCCATGAGTAATCTGCTCAAACTTTTAACTCCAAAAGATGACGGAGATGTCTTGTACTTTGAGAAGAAGGGAAGACTAAACACTCTGCTACACAAAGAGGTCTGTCATCTGGGAGCGACaaaatgaaacagaaatcagaaAGTGAAGTCAATAAATTCAATGCGCTAACAAGTTTCGCATGACTCtgtttcaaagacttgtaattCCTGCTGTCATAGCTAATTAGACTCACACACGGTCGCCATTAGAAAAGTATTCtacaaaaagattaaaagaatAGGCTAATCAATTTTACAGGTTCTAAACATTGTCAAATATGCATTCAAATGGAATGTGATATAAAAATGTCAAAATTTCAATCACATCACAACAGAATGTCTCAGTCTTGAACCCCTGAATTAGATGGATGATAAAATCTTCTCTTATGAAAAGGATATGACCCAATAGAGCAGCTCAAATGCAAAATGTGCAGAATAAGTTGAACACATCCAAGTAGGAACTAGCAGAAGTTGCCTCCACTTAATAATCATATTAAGTTATATAGCAATGTATACAGACACCCAATGATGTATATCAACTCTAACTTATCTCTAGCTGCTGAATATTTTACATCAGTGTAGTTCCAAAACATGCAAAAATGAACTAAACCTAATCTACAAGATCTATTTAAATTCCATTTTCCCATTCCCTGTTTACAAGTGCCAATCAATTGAAGCACTAGTTGTATCAAAAATTGAAGCACTCATTAACTAGCAAGCAGCAAGCAATCCCAAATTTGTCTAACTTCAAAAAGTTCATGGCATTGAACTAAAGTGAACTAACGCAACTGGttcctttttttcatttttctctgAAGTGCTGTATCTCAAGCTGCATATCACTTCATTCTTCAAAAAATAACAGCAtccatcaatttgattacttttGATAGATTCAGAACTTGACTCATGTCACAAATGGTGAAAacaaaataatgaatttatcgATGATGAACAATTTCTTCCATTGAGGTTTCTAACCTCCTAGATCGATGTCTAAGACAGAATGAAAGCCAaagaatttttgatttttcaaaagaaaagaccCACCTTCATCAGCAATGAATATAGCAATACTaaaagaccaaaagaaaggaggaaaaaatcTGATATTTGTATGCAGTATTAATGCTCAATCTACAGAAAAAGCTACCATTCTGATAGACTTTTCGTAAAATATCAACTAAAATTGTTTCTTTTGGTTCAAGTACCATAATACCAAACACAAAGAGGGAAGCAATGGATTCATCAAACCTGTAACAACGAATACGAAAGGAAGCTCTACTAACAATTTCTGAAGCAATAGATTCATCAAACCTGTAACAACGAATACCAAAGGAAGCTCTACTAACAATTTCTGATCACAAGTAAATAAACCATTCTACTGAAATGGCTTCAAGAAGGAATTCACAATAAAACCTTTCACCTAAAACCGGAATCCAATGGATATAGCTCCCAACAATTCAAAACAGATGAATTAATAAAATCTTACGTCGGCTTCCCAATTGTCTCCATCAAAGCATTTAAGAAGGACCCATAAAACCAGCCTTAAAATTATCGTAGACAATATAACCGAACATGAGTTGAGTGCAGGGAGGGGAGACGAAGGCAgaagcaaagaagaaagaaggcaaaaaaacaaacaaataaataaataaataggtgCACTAAATGCAAGTACACATGTCAGAACCTGATAGGAGGAGATTGCTGGATTTCAGACCCTTCTGTCTCTCCCTTTGCCTTTATTTTCCCAGTTGCAGAGTTTCCGAAAATTCTGAAGCAGAGAGATTGAGAGTTGGACATGGTATGGATCTTGTTGTGGTCGCACGTTGAGCCGCGGCAGTTCCACGGGTGGAATTCCATGAATGCCCTTCTTTTCTTTGGACCTTCAATCTAAACGTAATTACAGTATTGCCATGCCTGCAGCCTGGCTTGGCTGGTGCAGTTATAATTACATGGGTGGATGTGATTGTGACTAGGAGGAAATGGATGGTGGATAAGATGGTAAAATTAAGATATTTATGATGGAGGATATGTGTATTTTAGAGTGGCAAGAAATAATGTGGTTGCTTGAGTCAAAGCATAAGGACTTAAATGGTTGCCACCTATGGAAGCAATGTTATGGTCAAAAGGAAACGTTCAACCTTTTTTGTTCTATAGTTCACACGGGATCCTATTTTGAAGTGTATTATATCTTCACTATTTGATAACTATATCAagtacttttaattttttttcttttgtctaGATTCGTATCTTctttgaactcataaacatCAAATAATATTTCCTAACTAATTATATTATCATCTCAAATTGAATGTAACTTAGACCTATAATATTTACTTTTTCTATCTAAAAAATATGTTATAAGAATTTGTGTTGAAAATTTGTTAGAACCTTCTTGAAAAATTTGAGCTTAAACTTTAAGCACGGTTGGTACTTGAGATTGAACTTAGAAAGGAGTCCGACTCTTTTTGTGCTAGGTTTTATTAACATATATTACAAACTATTTTAATAATAAGCTGAAAGTAATATACCTACTTAAATTTATTTGAGGCCGTAAGGTTCTCTTAATAAAATTTATCTTAAGAATTATTTTGTACCACTaatctattttttgattttttcgaGCTTTGAAAGTTCTATGTTAGCCCTAGCTCAAGCTATTTTGACATTTAACCATATCAAATCTTATCCATCTTTGACGTACCAGCCAATACTATTGCTTACTCGGTTCCAATTTTATGATCATAATTGAAGAATGGCATCAAtgttattaaaggaggacttcTGGGTAAACTATTAACTAGCGAGAGTTATTCATTTGCCTCGAGACTTGTTCTCCTTCGAATATTCCTGCCCGATGGAATTATACCTCGCGTGCCGTTTGTATATTCCCCCCAGCCTTCGCCACGTGGCAGACTCACATGGGGGAAGTGTCGGACGAGTATCCGACCCAAGTCCCCGTTGACCAAAAATCCAACACAAGGCCACTCTTTTCGGCCACGTCACCAAAAACGACGTGGGATCCACACACTGTCTTCCTTACAAGCATATGGAACGTAGATTTCAGTGTGCGTATATACCAGGCAACACAGCCGATGCTCCGATCCCAGAGGAGTTACACGTGGCCCTACGTGCATGACTATTTGAGCTCCAGTCGTCCACGTCAGCTTGTTACCTTTCGGTCTGGGGCCGAAAGGAAGCAACTACTCGATTTCGTAGCGGCTTTCGCAAGGGCCGAAGAGGccgtggtagcctagtggtactgggcagcaattctaaccacaaggtcccaagttcgaatcgctgcggcgacgattaaattgtggaccggagctcactactttggccactgcttggacttgtggtgtaggaccgctcttgaaccgctagtagccggggtggtgccgggtgtgacgtactcacacgtgggactcgagccagagctcagaggagtagctgagccgggcccacgggtggggagggtatgagtaaaaccggtcggggtgcccaacacacggccatttctgcccgcatcgaacattctcctggcggggcgggggcccagtggggactgctacgcgggggtgggcttgtcccttcctcccccctaccccttttctttagcggaaaaaaaaaaaaaaaaaagagaggccgTGCACAAACGACGACCGAAAAGGACTCCAATAGCCATGATGAAACCGTGAAAGATTATTCGGTTCACATCATCCTTTTACCGTAACAAGTTACTTCCCGTTTGGAAAATACAGTAGAATCGAACTAAAATTTCCATGAGATCATAAATTACATAATct
Proteins encoded in this window:
- the LOC103712250 gene encoding putative glycerol-3-phosphate transporter 1; this encodes MAPLSEVQSSKPLGLCFVEYTRNTRLNIRTYQTVVLILTFFAYASYHATRKTTSIVKSVLDPKTSQLGFSPWPRPFLLRALEDEQRHSGLESGWAPFDGKDGTAMLGVIDVAFLSVYAFGMYFAGHLGDRFDLRILLTVGMLGTGVFTSLFGAGYWLNIHSFYYYLVIQMVAGMFQSTGWPSVVAVVGNWFGKRKRGLIMGIWNAHTSVGNISGSLIASVLLKYGWGWSFAVPGLLIGVVGLIVFLFLPVSPEALGIDKDDDLLKSHEQSDSREPLLGEETVVREKAVGFFEAWRIPGVAPFALCLFFSKLVAYTFLYWLPFYISDTAIDGKYLSDTTAGTLSTLFDVGGVVGGILAGHISDRLDARAITAASFMYSAIPALLFYRIYGSVSLFWNITLMFISGMFVNGPYALITTAVSADLGTHSSLNGNSRALATVTAIIDGTGSVGAAIGPLLTGYISAKSWNGVFTMLVMAALVAGLLLTRLVVAEVAAKIRAAARSQAASNVLHSSSVGLEV